A window of Macrotis lagotis isolate mMagLag1 chromosome 1, bilby.v1.9.chrom.fasta, whole genome shotgun sequence genomic DNA:
ttgtttttccttttaggaaGCGTGACATTATGCAAAATATTGTGCAGATTTTGGAATCGGTACAATTAAAATGGGAGCTGTTTCAGAGCTGGACAGACTTTTCCAGGCTCCATCTTTCTAACAAACTGGCCATTTTTGGCATTGGCTACAACACTCGTTGGAAAGAGGACATCCGTTACCACTATGCTGAAATCAGCTCCCAAGTACCTCTTGGCAAGCGCCTTCGGGAGTATTTCAATTCAGAGAAACCCGAAGGCCGGATCATTATGACACGAGTGCAGAAGATGAACtggaaaaatgtttattataagTTTCTAGAAATCACAATTAGTGAAGCCAGATGCCTGGAATTGCACATGGAGATTGACTGGATACCCATTGCCCACTCTAAGCCAACTGGTGGGAACGTTGTTCAATATTTATTGCCAGGAGGCATTCCCAAAAGCCCAGGCCTTTATGCTATTGGTTATGAAGAATGTATTGAAAGGCCACTTTCACCCCACTTGGAGCGCCGTACCCAGGACATAGGAAAGGAAACCCGAGGAGATACAGAGACTCTTTCATCACAGGCCTCCTTACAGGTGGACATGGAGTCTACCCGCATTATCTATTGCTACCTTGGGATTGCCGAGGTTCGGACCCTGCAACAGTGCTTATTTTTACATTTCCAAGCAAATACCAAAACCTTCAGTAAAGATTGGGTTGGTATTAATGGGTTTTTATCTCAGAACTGCATTGTGGAACCTGGTGTATCCCCTAAATCCATTTATATCAAATTTGTGGAAGTGGAAAGGGACTTTCTTTCCGCTGGCTCTTTAGTGGAATGCCTGGAAAAAGCCATTGGATACCCCTTAAAATTTAATAACTGATTTCCATCCTTCATAAGGATTTGGGTTTTTGTCTCCCATTTCCCTCCCCTTATCTGCCTATCCCACATACCCACTGCCATCAGACTCTTCATGGAAATTCTTTCCACAGTTGGGCCAGTACAACTTTAAAAGAATCAAAGTGGACTtcaaaggaagaagcaaaaaaaaaaaaaacaccactcTTGAAAAATGCTCATTCTGAGCAAGCAAGACACAATGAACTTGCAGGGTGGGTCagctggttttgtttttgttttttttgtttttgtttttttaaacaaaaatttttaaaattatatggatTTTAGAGCCCTGATATAAGCAACTGTAGGTACATTCCACATTGGACCGAACTTATACTTTTGAGTTTcatatgaaattgaaaaactgTATTTTTTTCACAATGTTTCATTTTTACACATCTCTCTATGTCTCTATATAAGTGTTATTTACAGCCCTGAATAAATAAGCAATAGATAACGGCAAGTTAAATCTTGAGTCACATTAAATGAGACTTTTTCAATAACATTCTTAGCTACTATTACATAcaatttagaattcattttttaatctgttttactATTTAAAAACCAGTGTTGcctgaaaaaaaactttattttgtgATGTATTCACTTTACTACTTGTATTGCCatatcaactttatttttcttttttacattaaaataattcatCGCCTTTTGGAGTAATAGTTGGGATTTTTGTAGCACAGTGATCCCTTAAGCAGCTGGAATGCTAAGCTCCTAAATTTGCTGCAAACAGAGGATACCTTGCGTTTTTGTAAAACTTCAATTCTCTGTTCTCCACCAGCTACCTTATGTAAACCTGGATTAGTTTTTGCCACAAGAGGGGGTATTTCTCTATTGAGTAATATTTGAAAATACTTCTATACAGAACATTATCCTAAGTACTATAGGAGGcataaaagtttaataaataaatggacCTTCATCATGATGATAAGAGGGGTCACAACTCTTGAAAATAAGTTCCTAAGAGGCACAAATCACTGTTcaaggaaatataaataattccCCATTGGGTAGACAAGGGAATACTTCATAGAGGAGTTGATTCTTGAAGTGTATCTTGAAGGATAGGCAATATTTCAATAGATAGAGATAGTAAAAATGACATTCCATAGTAAAAAGAAGGCACTGGAGCTCATTGAATAAGGGGTTGAATTTTAGGAGGTAGAAGAGAGTGGCATAATAGTAGACTTGGACTATAAGAAGATCAGTTTTGCAGCTGAAAGGAGAATGTATTGGAgtggagagatttgaggcaaatCAACCAAAAGACTATAAATAGCTCAGACCTCAGGCTTAGAATAGAGAGCAGTATTAGAAGAAATAAGGGGatgtatatgaaaaatattataatgatAGAATTGATAAGAATTAGCACCTGATTGGATATAGAGATGTGAAAGAGTAAGGAGTCAAGATGGATAAACATAGTAGGTTGTGAATCTTGCTAACTAGGATGATGGTGGCATACTCAACAGTAacagaaaaattaggaagaggaagggaaggatcaTAGATAGTCTAGATTTGCTGACATGTAGAGTATATGGAAATAAGTAATGATAGAGGAGACTGGAAATGTAGGGTGGTACCAGATTGTGGagagccttgaatgccagacAAAGGAAATTGTCCTTCACTCAGTAGAGATTAGAGTTGCAGAAATATGAACACAGAAAAAGCAGGATGATCAGATTTTTGTATAAGTTAAATTAATACAATGCAGTGAAATAAAGATTGGAAGggtcaagatgatggagagatcACTTAAGAGGTTGTCCAGGTGGGTGGCAAGTAATTTCTTTAAGAAGgtagtagaaaggaagaaatgaaaaggaggTAATATTTCAATGAAAGGGTCTACAGGCTTTAACAGCTTATTAGAAAAAAGGTGAGGACAGGGAAGagtcaaaaataacaaaagttttcagcctttagtgactgaatgaatAGTGATACCatcaatagaaataagaaaattaaaagggagaatgtttttgtggaaaaaaataattagaaccaAGGATGGCACATAGGAAAGAACAGTGAATTTGGAGTCataggaccagggttcaaatcctacctctattACTAACTACCAATGTGATTCTGGGTATTATTTAACTCCCtggaacctcaatttccttatcttttgaAATCAAGGAGTTGAACTAGTTGGCCTCTAGTGCCTTTTCCATCTCTAATCTATGACTCTATCAACTACTAAGGCAGAAGACAGAATGTTGAATAATATCAACATTAGGGGcttaggaaaaggaagaggagacagAAGGAATGATTAGAACCCAAAAAAATTGGTTGTCTTTCATACTAGAAGAGGACAAGTATGATAccactatgttggagtcaagatTCAGGGTGTCAAGTTGTCAaggatcaaaccaatatgagttcagaagactctaccacaggtcaggcacaaatagtccatatgaatatTTGGAGTGGCAGTGTGCCTAAATTTtcacatctcatgtttcctttgagctcctGCAAGgagcacagtgccttctttgatgtggacacagcatgctaggtggtcctgtgcTTAGCATCTCCCATGTCACAAAATCTCCCGAAGTTCTTTAGAGAGACCTTTAATATCCTTGTGTCCcttcttctgaccaccatgtgagtGTCTTCCTTGCTTGGGTTCTCTGTAAAGTAGtctttgtaaaatagttttctgtAAAACTATCTTTGGCATTTGAACACCATGCCCAGTCCATAAGCATTGCACTCTCTTCCCTTTACCCTAGTAGAATAAGTACCAGGGAATTCAAGGGAGAAGACAGTTTTATAAAAAGGGAGTGgccatgggggtggctaggtggcatagtggccttggagtcaggaggacctgagttcaaatacagcctcagatacttaataattacctagctgtgtggccttgggcaagccacttaaccccattgccttgcaaaaaaaaaatctaaaaaaagggaGTATTCAGAAGTGTCATGCTATAGAGACATGTAGGAGTATGCAGAATGGGAGGACTTTAGGATTTAGAAACAAGGAAATGATGGGTGAGTCTTAATCAGTTTCTATGGAATGATGGGGTAGAAGAAGTCACATTGAAAGGGGGTTGAAAAGAGGGAGCTAATGAGAAGCAGAATCATAAAAGATTGAAATCAAGAGGAGAATCTTGTTCAGGATCTCAGAGGCAGTGCAGTTTTAGAGAATGACAAGGAAGTAAAGGCAGCAAGAATATACTTTTTCAAGAATTTTGGTCATGACAGAGAGATGAGCTAGTAGTTTTGGGTAGTAAGGTTTATTTAAGGTAGGTGTGTGTGTCTGAGACAGAagagtaattaaaaataaagacaaaattttgAAATGTGAAGATGGGAATTTAAGGGAGCTTGTCTTTGTAGAAGAATATGAGGCATGGCTCTCTAAATTTGGGTGGTGATTTAGAGActtgagagaagaaaagaatcccTATCTGGGAAGGACTGGATCGAAAATCTTTTAAGTACTGTTAGATGTGAATGAACAGATTTAGAGGAGAGAAATGAGCATCAATGAAGATTCCATTGCATAATTTTGCAtcataattttgtgatttttctcctcTGAGACTTCAAGCCCTGAATAAGAACAGATAATTCTAATGGTAATGGTTTGTCCCTAAAGTAAGGATTAGAGATGTtattggaaattctttttttttaaggcaggagatgtgtgtgtgggagggggaGAATGGATTCTAAGTTTATGGCAAGTGAATCAGTGAAATGGTTGAACATGCATAGCATCAAGATTTGGTTGGACAAGAGAAGCCAAATTGGgggaaagaaattcagaaaataggGAACCTAAGGTCATGCTGAGGATGAAGAACAAatttagaggaaagaaatgaaaatggattGTGGTTagggaaaattttgaaattcaggACCTTTTAAGGGTAAGGTCTTGAGTCTTGATGAAAGTCTGAAATGGGACCATGCATTTATATTGACTGAGCTGGAATAGAGATGGAGAACTATTGGAGTTAAGAAACTTAAGGAACAATGAGAATATTTCACTAACATGAATTTTGAAGTCTACACAGATGATGGTAGATTGTCAGGAGAAAAGGAAGCTTGTGAACCAACTTAAAATCATTGAAGAAGGTGAAAATATTGACCTGGAAGTCACTGGATACTTCTGGGAGTTAACTTATATgtctgaacttttaaaaaataccacaAGAGAATATTCTGTCCTTAAATACTTGAACTATGAGATTTGTTATCTATATATTCTACTTAGTAAACAGACAACTTGCCCaagttttgaaatgaaaaagCTAAAGATTTTGTAGAaacaaaggaactgatgaaaacaaGCCATTTTTCATATAAACTAGGGATAGAGAAGGTAGTGGTTGCAAGATAATAACTTACTAGAACTCTGTCTaggttttccaattttttttttttttttaggtttttgcaaggcaaacggggttaagtggcttgcccaaggccacacagctaggtaattattaagtgtctaagaccggatttgaacccaggtacttctgactccagggctggtgctttatccactacgccacctagccaccccccaaatatTTCTTAAGGCAACGTGGCTTTCCATTTTGGAGTTATACTCAGTTTAGTGATTTTACTTATGGAGTTTTGGTTAAAGTGATAAAAACTTCTCAGATCACTTTCTCTCAATGACTCCCCAGCATCTTCTAGGAGAAATCACCCAACTCCAATATTTTCAATAGGAGGGAGGTACAAATCAGGTGAGGTTTATAATCCTCCTTGTCATTTTACATCATTGAAAGCCAGATGACATTTGTAAATGTATGATTGTCTTCTCCAGTTGGTGAATTTTTACTATTACTTtaacctttaaaatttttcttttaaatttaaataatcataGACTTCCCAGAGGCTAAGAATAAGTTTGAAATAGGCAAACTTCCATTTGTGATGAAAATTACTTGAAAGGGAGGGGATATATGTGTGTGCAGAATTACCTGTTTTCTGATAAGTACTGATAAGCCATGCTAGCACACAACATGAACACAAAGCATACTGGAGTTGAgtgtttagagcattttttcttaagTAAGGTTTCTAAACTATACCAATAATCCTAAAActacacaaaaattaaattattgcTAGGAATACCATGAGATAGCCCTACTCAAAAAACAGTGCCCCTCATCTCTAATATTCCTTCCCTTAAGTTTAATAGTTGGTCAGCTAGGAaagggtgtgtgtttgtgtgtgtgtgtgtgtgtgtggactaGATGTAAAGCATGACATGGGGTTCAAAACAGCAGTAATGAGGTTCATCAGATCATTTGTGATCAACTACAGATCAGTCTGTAGAGACAACAACCAAG
This region includes:
- the MSANTD2 gene encoding myb/SANT-like DNA-binding domain-containing protein 2 isoform X2; translated protein: MAAPCGSELPSDSPLKIPKMEVLSPASPGGLSDGNPSLSDPSTPSGASPLGPGGAAGSGAAAAAAGAGGLGLGARSAASSSVSFSPGGGGGGGGGGAAAAAAAACRGMSWTPAETNALIAVWGNERLVEARYQQLEGAGTVFGSKAPGPAMYERVSRALAELGYERTPSQCRERIKTLRRCYSRVKEHGVGKRKSSYTFEQLEQVFGQGGWDAQPCQPVLINSSGLYQELESDGSTMEDYSQEDWGNHSQDLHGYPTDQELDEMPVTKRTLKIKQESSEEAQKRDIMQNIVQILESVQLKWELFQSWTDFSRLHLSNKLAIFGIGYNTRWKEDIRYHYAEISSQVPLGKRLREYFNSEKPEGRIIMTRVQKMNWKNVYYKFLEITISEARCLELHMEIDWIPIAHSKPTGGNVVQYLLPGGIPKSPGLYAIGYEECIERPLSPHLERRTQDIGKETRGDTETLSSQASLQVDMESTRIIYCYLGIAEVRTLQQCLFLHFQANTKTFSKDWVGINGFLSQNCIVEPGVSPKSIYIKFVEVERDFLSAGSLVECLEKAIGYPLKFNN
- the MSANTD2 gene encoding myb/SANT-like DNA-binding domain-containing protein 2 isoform X4 yields the protein MEDYSQEDWGNHSQDLHGYPTDQELDEMPVTKRTLKIKQESSEEAQKRDIMQNIVQILESVQLKWELFQSWTDFSRLHLSNKLAIFGIGYNTRWKEDIRYHYAEISSQVPLGKRLREYFNSEKPEGRIIMTRVQKMNWKNVYYKFLEITISEARCLELHMEIDWIPIAHSKPTGGNVVQYLLPGGIPKSPGLYAIGYEECIERPLSPHLERRTQDIGKETRGDTETLSSQASLQVDMESTRIIYCYLGIAEVRTLQQCLFLHFQANTKTFSKDWVGINGFLSQNCIVEPGVSPKSIYIKFVEVERDFLSAGSLVECLEKAIGYPLKFNN